The segment TCTGTTGCTGTGCTCTTCAAACCTTTTTGGTTAAAGGGCCTGGATTAGTAATCACAGCCTGGCCCACCTACCCTGTCAACCCGGCTAAATTATATTGCAGCATGCTTTCATAACATGAAAGGGCAGTATTAGTATATGTTAAGAAAAGCAGTAATTCCTTTCATATCAGTGagatgtgtgtgcctgtgagtagTATTGTGTAGTATCTTTCAGAATTTGTTGGTTCTAATTCTAATATCGGCAATAGGAAAGTCTGGACTAAAAAGGCTTAAAGTGTGTTTTTTTCATCAAAACTCTAGAATTCTACAATCCCCAATCTCATCccaaaagtagagaacagcagaaggtTGGGACACTATAATTGAGCAACTTTTtgacagcacccccccccccccccccccccgcctccgccACCCCATCGGTCTTCATGCTGCCCTGGGCTGTACATGTGGCAGTTGCACTTTGCTCCCAGTTTACACCAAACCACAGTGCCAATGATTCATTTACTCTTGTCTTCACCTTCCCTGGAACTATTTGCAAATTATACTTGTTCTTGATGCCAAAGCAACAGGGGCTGTTACTGCGCTAATCATTAGAAATGCATTGTGAAGCATATGCTGTTTTTCATAAAACAATAAACAGCTGTTTAATCAGCAAAATAACAATCTATTCTGAATAGTGCTAAGAGTCACTTAtacattatttttgttttgtcttcTACACTCGCCCAAATAAATTCAACCAAATGACAATGGAATAAAGCCGAGTTTGCTTCTAGTATCAAAAGGTTGCAGTGACAGCTTGTTACTCCCATTTGGTGCCCGGTAACTAGTTGAGAAAACCTTTACATACACTCAAAGCCAGCCATGGCTAGATAACTTAAATCAGGGTCAGCTGTGAAGTAGACTGCATGCACTCACTAAAACAAAAGCAAGAAAGCAAAAGTGCAAACGTTTTAACTCGCCATGAATGTTGCTTGTCCGAGTGTTTccaacaatttctgtttttattacatgcACAATTAGAaataatttgttttgaaattttggtTAGAGCTTTTCAAATCAAAAGCTGTCATATCCTGTATGAAGAATTTCATTGTGAGACACCCTCCTTAAGGGCCCTACCAATTTCTTTGTGCTTGCATTTCTTGTAGTACAGTCGGACTGTTGATGACTTACATCTGCCCATTTCCTTTCCAACATTTGTCTCAAGCCAACATGGTTAAACTGTAACCTTTGCTCATTCACACTTTTAGTAGAGTGGACATTAGCCTACGATAAACGATTATCTACCTAACATTCAATCGGTGTACTGCTTTGTACGCAATCTTGCATAAAAACATCGACAAATAGAATCCCATATCCACTGCCTGCACAACAGCTAGTGTTTTAGTAACTGAAGTACTTGTAGCAatcctttttattattttcttaGCTTCCCAAGCTAAAGTTTGTCAGTGTCTCGGCTGGCCGCTTGGGTATTATACCTGTGGAACCGTTATTGTAACATTAGTGACTGTCTTCAGGAGAGAAGGAAAACATTGGAAAAGAAAAAAGATAAACCAGTAATTGTATGTATTTTCTTTTAAACAGGGTGATGGGATGAGACAAACATCGGATATTTGGTACAATCATAAAATGTACTCCAGATTTTGGCAGCATTATCAGCTAGCTATGGGATGGCTGCAGAAACATAGACGGGCTTATCGCAAGGCAGTGGAATCACTTGAGTATTCTCCCTGGTATAatgcagaaccagcagcaactcGCTTTGCTGACTGGCAGAATGGATCCTCGTGCTACTCTTCAGGATATACTTGGCACAGTGAGCGCAGCCAAAGCAGGCAATGGCAGTATCCACACGGTTCAGAGATCGAAGTCGAAGATTTGGACAATGAAGCCAATTTGAATGTTGACAAAGAAGGGGAAACAGACTCAGATAGTGAAATAGAATGTGATGTCAGCAATGTGGAAATAACGGAAGAATTACGCCAGTACttcagacagacagaaaaacatcAAGAGGAGTTAAGTAAGTGTTAGTCATTGTGTAGCATTTTCTATTTGGAATATATCTCCATGACCTGGATATGTGTCGTGGCTGCATCCTTTCCATGTTTCTATC is part of the Carcharodon carcharias isolate sCarCar2 chromosome 18, sCarCar2.pri, whole genome shotgun sequence genome and harbors:
- the gemin8 gene encoding gem-associated protein 8 codes for the protein MCERSAGRARMEAGGCRQGDGMRQTSDIWYNHKMYSRFWQHYQLAMGWLQKHRRAYRKAVESLEYSPWYNAEPAATRFADWQNGSSCYSSGYTWHSERSQSRQWQYPHGSEIEVEDLDNEANLNVDKEGETDSDSEIECDVSNVEITEELRQYFRQTEKHQEELKRQQQYDDEQQAKYVLADRDFHSTTGRTIQPPAERPGERRLVEMKRLYGDEATKIQGMETAMQLLFDRKCDKKQPKYWPVIPLKL